A genome region from Bacteroides stercoris ATCC 43183 includes the following:
- a CDS encoding CCA tRNA nucleotidyltransferase — protein sequence MIELTTEELKQRFSDSIFKRISETADELGLECYVVGGYVRDIFLQRPSKDIDVVVVGSGIAMAEALARRLGRGAHLSVFKNFGTAQLKYHGTEVEFVGARKESYTHDSRKPIVEDGSLEDDQNRRDFTINALAVCLNSQRYGELVDPFGGMADMKEKTIRTPLDPDITFSDDPLRMMRCIRFATQLNFYIDDDTFESLCRNKERISIISKERIADELNKILLSPVPSKGFIDLDRSGLLQLIFPELVALQGVETRNGRAHKDNFYHTLEVLDNISKKTDNLWLRWAALLHDIAKPATKRWEPRAGWTFHNHNFIGEKMIPDIFRRMKLPMNEKMKYVQKLVGLHMRPIVIADDVVTDSAVRRLLFEAGDDIDDLMTLCEADITSKNMERKQRFLNNFQLVRQKLKDLEERDRIRNFQPPVSGEEIMKTFNLPPCQQVGALKSAIKDAILDGVIPNEYEAARAFMLQRAEKMGLK from the coding sequence ATGATTGAATTGACGACAGAAGAACTGAAGCAGCGTTTCAGTGACAGCATATTTAAGCGGATTTCCGAAACAGCGGATGAATTGGGACTGGAGTGCTACGTAGTCGGCGGCTACGTGCGCGACATATTCCTGCAGCGTCCTTCCAAAGACATCGATGTGGTAGTAGTGGGCAGCGGCATTGCAATGGCCGAGGCGCTTGCCAGGCGTTTGGGGCGCGGCGCGCATCTTTCTGTTTTCAAGAATTTCGGGACGGCGCAGTTGAAGTATCACGGCACGGAAGTGGAGTTTGTGGGTGCACGTAAAGAGTCCTACACGCACGATTCGCGCAAACCGATTGTTGAGGACGGCTCGCTGGAAGACGACCAGAACCGCCGGGATTTTACTATCAATGCCTTGGCGGTCTGCCTGAACAGTCAGCGTTACGGCGAGTTGGTAGACCCCTTCGGCGGCATGGCGGACATGAAGGAGAAGACCATCCGCACGCCGCTCGACCCGGACATAACCTTCAGCGACGACCCTCTGCGCATGATGCGTTGTATCCGCTTTGCCACCCAACTGAATTTCTATATCGACGATGATACGTTCGAGTCCTTATGCCGCAACAAAGAGCGCATCTCCATCATATCCAAAGAGCGCATTGCAGACGAGCTGAACAAGATTCTGCTCTCTCCCGTCCCGTCCAAAGGATTTATAGACTTGGACCGTTCGGGCCTGTTGCAGCTCATCTTCCCGGAACTGGTTGCCTTGCAAGGCGTTGAAACCCGTAATGGCAGAGCGCATAAGGACAACTTCTACCATACACTCGAAGTGCTCGATAATATCAGCAAAAAGACCGATAACCTCTGGCTGCGCTGGGCAGCCCTTCTGCACGATATAGCCAAACCGGCGACCAAACGCTGGGAACCTCGTGCCGGATGGACATTCCACAACCATAACTTCATCGGCGAGAAGATGATACCCGATATCTTCCGGAGAATGAAGCTTCCCATGAATGAGAAGATGAAATACGTGCAGAAGCTGGTAGGGCTACACATGCGTCCCATAGTGATAGCGGATGATGTGGTGACCGACTCGGCCGTACGTCGCCTGCTGTTTGAGGCTGGCGATGATATAGACGACCTCATGACCTTGTGTGAGGCCGATATCACTTCCAAGAATATGGAGCGCAAGCAGCGCTTTCTGAACAACTTCCAACTGGTGCGTCAGAAACTGAAGGACTTGGAAGAGCGCGACCGTATCCGTAACTTCCAGCCTCCTGTCAGCGGTGAGGAGATTATGAAAACATTCAATCTCCCCCCCTGCCAGCAAGTGGGTGCATTGAAGAGTGCTATCAAGGATGCCATATTGGACGGCGTCATTCCCAATGAGTATGAAGCTGCCCGCGCGTTTATGCTGCAACGGGCGGAAAAAATGGGGCTGAAATAG
- a CDS encoding RagB/SusD family nutrient uptake outer membrane protein: MNTFLKNTAILAVGLLSVLSSCSGDFLDNKPTDAVDSGIVPVPSNAGRIFNGAWYNLFEYSSTYANIGYRALMLQDDMMADDVVSRPMYGFNSSYQFNDVGMPANNRTAFAWYLMYKTIDNCNTAISITATGDDNTADFRHSQGQAYALRAFCYLHLAQHYQFTYLKDPSAPAVPLYTEPTASTTEPKGKATLEEIYTQIFKDLNKAKELLEGYVRPDDKSKFKPDVSVVNGLLARACLLTGQWNEAAGAALEAAEGYTLMTDAKTYMGFNDISNTEWMWGHPQSVSQSDASYNFYYIDVVTPDAYNSFMADPHFKDIFEAGDIRLELFQWMREGYLGYRKFRIRADQTGDIVVMRSAEMYLIAAEALAREGRLEEAVKPLNTLRNARGLADYDLAGKTQERLVDDILLERRRELWGEGFGITDILRTQRSVERMPLTKEEAEKTYDCWQQGDTYREYNPEGHWFTSFPDGTKFVPNSVYYLYAIPEKETNANPNL, encoded by the coding sequence ATGAATACTTTCCTTAAAAATACAGCAATCCTCGCAGTGGGATTATTATCCGTCTTGTCCTCGTGCAGCGGAGACTTTCTCGACAACAAACCTACGGACGCCGTAGATTCGGGGATCGTCCCCGTACCTTCCAATGCCGGACGTATCTTCAACGGTGCATGGTATAACTTGTTTGAGTACAGCAGTACGTATGCCAATATCGGCTATCGTGCCCTGATGTTGCAGGACGACATGATGGCGGACGATGTGGTGTCGCGTCCAATGTATGGTTTCAACTCATCCTACCAGTTTAACGATGTGGGGATGCCGGCCAACAACCGCACCGCATTTGCCTGGTATCTGATGTACAAGACTATTGACAATTGCAATACCGCCATTTCCATTACCGCGACCGGTGATGATAATACGGCCGATTTCCGCCATTCCCAGGGGCAAGCCTACGCTTTGCGGGCTTTCTGTTATCTGCATCTGGCTCAGCACTACCAGTTTACTTACCTGAAAGACCCTTCCGCACCGGCTGTTCCTCTTTATACGGAACCTACCGCCTCTACGACAGAGCCCAAAGGGAAGGCTACCCTGGAAGAGATATATACGCAGATATTCAAAGACCTGAATAAGGCTAAGGAGCTTCTTGAAGGGTATGTCCGTCCGGACGATAAATCCAAGTTCAAGCCGGATGTAAGCGTTGTCAACGGATTGCTGGCACGTGCCTGTTTGCTTACCGGACAATGGAATGAAGCCGCCGGGGCTGCACTTGAGGCGGCTGAAGGATATACTTTGATGACGGATGCCAAAACGTATATGGGCTTTAACGACATATCCAATACCGAATGGATGTGGGGGCATCCCCAATCTGTGAGTCAGTCCGACGCCAGTTATAATTTCTATTATATTGATGTGGTGACCCCTGATGCGTATAACAGTTTTATGGCCGACCCGCATTTTAAGGACATTTTCGAAGCGGGGGATATCCGTCTGGAGCTGTTCCAGTGGATGCGCGAAGGCTATTTGGGTTATCGCAAGTTCCGCATCCGTGCCGACCAGACCGGTGATATCGTCGTGATGCGTTCCGCCGAGATGTATCTGATAGCTGCGGAAGCACTGGCTCGTGAAGGACGGTTGGAGGAAGCCGTGAAGCCGTTGAACACATTGCGTAATGCCCGCGGACTTGCCGATTATGATCTGGCAGGCAAGACGCAGGAACGGCTTGTCGATGATATTCTGCTGGAACGCCGCCGCGAATTGTGGGGTGAGGGATTCGGCATTACCGATATTCTCCGTACGCAACGTTCGGTAGAACGCATGCCGTTGACGAAGGAGGAAGCGGAGAAAACGTACGATTGCTGGCAGCAGGGAGATACTTATAGGGAATATAACCCCGAAGGTCATTGGTTTACTTCCTTTCCCGACGGAACGAAGTTTGTGCCGAACAGTGTGTATTATTTGTATGCCATTCCGGAAAAGGAGACGAATGCGAATCCTAATCTATAG
- a CDS encoding SusC/RagA family TonB-linked outer membrane protein: MNSKLRFLLISLFIFFVAALQASADGDIRVSGVVMSEGEPLPGASVLVKGTHNGTVTDVDGKYTLTVPADGTLVFSFIGLKTTEQKVNGRTVVNAELLPDSEQLDEVMVVAYATAKKYSFTGAASTVKGSEIAKMQVSNVSRALEGTVSGLQASAPSGQPGTDAEIRIRGIGSINASSAPLYVVDGVPFDGSINSINPEDIASLTVLKDAASAALYGSRGANGVIIITTKQGHTDSKTTVSINASFGGSNRAIRDYDRVGTNQYFELYWEALRNQYALNSDKYTPQTAAAQASKDLVGKLMGGGPNPYGPNYPQPVGTDGKLLAGATPLWNVDWQKEMEQQALRTEVGLNVSGGGKTNQYYFSAGYLNDKGIALESGYQRFNLRSNISSEITRWLRGGVNMSYAHSIQNYPVSSDAKTSNVINAGRLMPDFYPVYEMNADGTYKLDSEGKRIYDFGSYRPSGATANWNLPATLPNDKSERMRDEFSGRTFLEVTFLEGLKFKTSFNFDLIDYNTLDYTNPKIGPAVNTGGGASREYTRTFSWTWNNIVTYDKTFGEHHFNILAGQEAYSYRYDVLQAARSNMAVPDMPELAVGSLVTAGTGYRIDYSLLGYLINAQYDYRSKYFFSASYRRDGSSRFAPGTRWGNFWSLGASWRIDREAFMQNTADWLSALTLKASYGAQGNDNLGTYYASSGLYSIVSQAGENALVSDRLATPDLKWETNLNLNVGIDFSLFDNRFSGSFDFFQRRSKDLLYSRPLATSLGYTSMDENIGALKNTGFEIDLKGTLIHTRDFMWRMGVNLTHYKNVVTDLPLKDMPVTGVTRLKEGRSVYDFYLREWAGVDSDNGDPLWYKNVKDEQGNITGRTTTNDYAQADYYYVDKSSLPKVYGGFNTAFSYKGFELSAIFAYSIGGYIVDRDITMLWSNGSNPGRAWSTEILKRWTPENRYTDVPALKTVSNNWNSNSTRNLFNNSYLRMKNITLSYNFPQPLIKKISLNSLQLFVQADNLLTFSKNQGLDPEQGITGLTYYRYPAMRSISGGLNVSF; this comes from the coding sequence ATGAATAGTAAACTGCGCTTTTTGTTAATATCACTGTTTATATTCTTCGTGGCAGCATTACAGGCTTCAGCAGACGGTGATATCCGTGTATCGGGCGTTGTGATGTCGGAAGGAGAACCTTTGCCGGGAGCATCGGTATTGGTGAAAGGTACTCACAACGGAACGGTAACTGACGTTGACGGGAAATATACCCTTACCGTACCGGCGGACGGTACGCTGGTCTTTAGCTTTATCGGACTGAAAACTACAGAACAGAAAGTCAATGGACGCACAGTTGTCAATGCGGAATTGCTTCCGGACAGCGAACAACTGGATGAGGTAATGGTAGTGGCTTATGCCACTGCCAAGAAGTATAGCTTTACGGGAGCGGCTTCCACGGTAAAGGGGAGCGAGATTGCCAAGATGCAGGTGTCCAATGTGTCGCGTGCGCTCGAAGGTACGGTTTCCGGACTTCAGGCAAGTGCTCCCAGCGGCCAGCCGGGTACGGATGCTGAAATACGTATTCGCGGTATCGGCTCTATCAATGCGTCGAGCGCCCCGCTTTATGTGGTGGACGGCGTCCCTTTCGACGGTAGCATCAACTCCATTAATCCGGAAGATATAGCTTCGCTGACGGTACTGAAAGATGCCGCTTCGGCTGCTCTCTACGGTTCGCGGGGAGCCAACGGTGTCATTATCATAACTACCAAGCAGGGACATACCGACTCGAAAACCACGGTCAGCATCAATGCCAGCTTCGGTGGTTCCAACCGGGCTATCCGCGATTACGACCGTGTCGGAACCAATCAGTACTTCGAACTCTATTGGGAAGCTTTGCGCAACCAATATGCTCTGAATTCGGATAAATATACTCCGCAGACCGCAGCTGCCCAAGCCTCGAAAGACCTGGTAGGCAAGCTGATGGGCGGCGGTCCTAATCCCTACGGACCCAACTATCCGCAACCTGTAGGTACGGACGGCAAACTGCTTGCCGGCGCTACTCCGCTTTGGAATGTGGACTGGCAGAAGGAAATGGAACAACAGGCATTGCGTACGGAAGTCGGATTGAATGTTTCCGGTGGCGGAAAGACCAACCAGTACTATTTCTCGGCCGGCTATCTGAACGACAAGGGTATTGCCCTTGAGTCCGGCTACCAACGCTTCAACTTGCGTTCCAACATTTCGAGCGAGATAACCCGTTGGTTGCGCGGCGGTGTGAATATGAGCTATGCCCACTCCATACAGAACTATCCGGTTTCGTCCGATGCCAAGACGAGCAATGTCATTAACGCCGGACGTTTAATGCCCGATTTTTATCCTGTGTATGAGATGAATGCCGACGGTACATACAAACTCGACTCGGAAGGAAAGCGGATTTACGACTTCGGTTCCTACCGGCCGTCGGGCGCTACAGCCAACTGGAACCTGCCTGCAACCTTACCCAATGATAAATCCGAGCGTATGCGGGACGAGTTCTCCGGACGTACTTTCCTTGAGGTCACTTTCCTTGAAGGGTTGAAATTCAAGACCAGCTTCAACTTCGACCTGATAGACTACAATACGCTGGATTATACCAATCCCAAAATTGGTCCTGCCGTCAATACGGGCGGCGGAGCAAGCCGCGAATATACCCGTACCTTCTCCTGGACATGGAATAACATCGTGACCTACGATAAGACTTTCGGCGAGCATCACTTCAATATCCTTGCCGGACAAGAGGCTTACTCTTACCGTTACGATGTGTTGCAGGCGGCACGAAGCAACATGGCTGTGCCCGATATGCCGGAACTGGCTGTCGGTTCGCTTGTAACCGCAGGCACGGGCTATCGCATCGATTATTCACTGTTAGGCTATCTTATCAATGCCCAATATGACTACCGGAGCAAGTATTTCTTCTCCGCTTCCTACCGTCGCGACGGTTCCTCGCGTTTCGCACCGGGTACACGCTGGGGCAATTTCTGGTCGTTGGGAGCTTCGTGGCGCATAGACCGCGAAGCGTTCATGCAGAATACCGCCGACTGGCTTTCCGCCCTGACCTTAAAAGCCAGTTATGGCGCGCAGGGCAATGACAACCTGGGTACGTATTATGCCAGCAGCGGACTGTATTCTATCGTTTCACAGGCAGGTGAGAATGCTTTGGTGTCCGACCGTCTTGCAACGCCCGATTTGAAATGGGAGACTAACCTCAACCTCAATGTAGGTATCGACTTTTCATTGTTCGATAACCGTTTCTCCGGTTCGTTCGATTTCTTCCAGCGCCGTTCCAAAGACCTGCTGTATTCCCGTCCGTTGGCAACTTCCCTGGGTTATACTTCTATGGACGAGAATATAGGTGCTTTAAAGAATACGGGCTTTGAAATAGACCTCAAAGGAACGCTTATACACACCCGTGACTTTATGTGGCGTATGGGAGTCAACCTTACGCACTACAAGAACGTGGTGACCGACCTTCCGCTGAAAGACATGCCCGTTACCGGAGTTACCCGCCTGAAGGAAGGGCGTTCGGTCTATGACTTCTATCTGCGCGAATGGGCAGGGGTAGACTCGGACAACGGCGACCCGCTGTGGTATAAGAACGTGAAGGATGAGCAGGGCAATATCACCGGACGCACCACCACCAATGACTATGCTCAGGCTGATTATTACTATGTGGACAAATCCTCGCTCCCTAAGGTGTATGGCGGGTTCAACACCGCTTTCTCATACAAGGGCTTTGAGTTGTCCGCCATCTTTGCCTACAGCATAGGCGGTTATATCGTAGACCGTGACATTACGATGCTGTGGAGCAACGGAAGCAATCCGGGACGTGCCTGGTCTACCGAGATACTGAAACGCTGGACGCCGGAAAACCGCTACACGGACGTGCCGGCCTTGAAAACAGTGTCCAATAACTGGAACTCCAACTCCACCCGCAATCTGTTCAACAATTCGTATCTGCGGATGAAGAACATCACGCTGTCCTACAACTTCCCGCAGCCGTTGATAAAGAAAATCAGCCTGAACAGCCTGCAACTTTTTGTACAGGCGGACAACCTGCTGACTTTCTCCAAGAATCAGGGACTGGACCCGGAGCAGGGCATCACAGGACTGACCTATTACCGTTATCCTGCCATGCGTTCCATTTCGGGCGGGCTTAATGTTTCATTCTAA
- a CDS encoding response regulator, with protein MEIDNQSVDYRPLILVAEDDDSNFKLIKAIIGRKCEIMWAKNGEEIVSLFREYRDRADAILMDIKMPVMNGLEATQIIRREGGTLPVIMQTAYAFSTDRENAIKSGASEVLVKPITLSTLRNCLSSYLPRLEW; from the coding sequence ATGGAAATCGATAATCAATCGGTAGATTACCGTCCGCTCATCCTTGTTGCGGAAGACGATGATAGTAACTTTAAGTTGATAAAGGCTATTATAGGGAGAAAGTGTGAGATAATGTGGGCGAAGAACGGTGAGGAGATTGTCTCTTTGTTTCGTGAATACCGTGACAGGGCGGATGCAATACTGATGGATATTAAGATGCCTGTAATGAATGGTTTGGAAGCTACGCAAATTATACGCCGGGAAGGCGGAACATTGCCTGTTATCATGCAAACGGCCTATGCTTTCTCTACCGACCGTGAAAATGCCATAAAGAGCGGTGCTTCGGAAGTATTGGTAAAGCCCATTACATTGAGCACCTTGCGCAACTGCTTGAGCAGTTACCTTCCCCGACTGGAATGGTAG
- a CDS encoding ABC-F family ATP-binding cassette domain-containing protein, giving the protein MISIDGLAVEFGGTTLFSDISFVINEKDRIALMGKNGAGKSTLLKILAGVRQPTHGKISAPKDCVIAYLPQHLMTEDGRTVFQETAQAFAHLHEMEAEIDRMNKELETRTDYESDSYMELIEQVSALSEKFYAIDATNYEEDVEKALLGLGFTREDFNRQTSDFSGGWRMRIELAKLLLQKPDVLLLDEPTNHLDIESIQWLEEFLINNGKAVIVISHDRKFVDNITTRTIEVTMGRIYDYKVNYSKYLELRKERREQQQKAYDDQQKFIAETKEFIERFKGTYSKTLQVQSRVKMLEKLVLLEVDEEDTSALRLKFPPSPRSGNYPVIMENVGKTYGDHVVFKNANLTIERGDKVAFVGKNGEGKSTLVKCIMGEIEHEGTLTIGHNVQIGYFAQNQASLLDENLTVFQTIDDVAKGEIRNKIRDLLGAFMFGGPEESMKKVKVLSGGERTRLAMIKLLLEPVNLLILDEPTNHLDMKTKDILKQALMDFDGTLILVSHDRDFLDGLVSKVYEFGNKRVTEHLSGIYEFLEKKKMDSLRELER; this is encoded by the coding sequence ATGATTTCTATTGACGGACTCGCCGTAGAATTCGGCGGCACAACCTTATTCAGTGACATATCCTTCGTAATCAACGAAAAAGACCGTATCGCCCTCATGGGAAAGAACGGAGCCGGAAAAAGTACATTACTTAAAATACTCGCCGGAGTGCGGCAGCCCACCCACGGCAAAATCTCCGCACCGAAAGATTGTGTCATCGCCTATCTGCCCCAGCATCTGATGACAGAAGACGGACGTACCGTCTTTCAGGAAACGGCACAGGCCTTTGCCCACCTGCACGAGATGGAAGCAGAGATAGACCGCATGAACAAGGAACTGGAGACCCGTACCGACTATGAAAGCGACAGTTACATGGAGCTTATCGAACAGGTGTCTGCCCTAAGCGAGAAGTTTTATGCCATCGATGCCACCAATTACGAAGAGGACGTTGAAAAGGCATTGCTCGGCCTCGGATTCACCAGAGAGGACTTCAACCGCCAGACAAGCGATTTCAGCGGTGGCTGGCGCATGCGCATCGAGCTTGCCAAACTGCTGCTGCAAAAACCTGACGTACTGCTGCTGGACGAGCCTACCAACCACCTCGACATCGAGTCCATCCAATGGCTGGAAGAGTTCCTTATCAACAATGGGAAAGCCGTCATCGTCATCAGCCACGACCGCAAATTTGTGGATAACATCACGACCCGTACCATTGAAGTGACTATGGGACGAATCTACGACTATAAAGTAAACTACTCCAAATACCTGGAGCTCCGCAAAGAGCGGCGCGAACAGCAACAAAAGGCATACGACGACCAACAGAAGTTCATCGCCGAAACCAAAGAATTCATCGAGCGCTTCAAGGGAACCTATTCCAAAACCCTGCAAGTGCAGAGCCGCGTCAAGATGCTGGAAAAGCTGGTGCTTCTGGAAGTGGACGAAGAAGATACTTCGGCATTGCGGCTGAAATTCCCGCCCTCGCCGCGCTCCGGCAATTATCCGGTGATTATGGAGAACGTAGGAAAGACATACGGCGACCATGTCGTGTTCAAGAATGCCAACCTCACTATAGAGAGAGGCGACAAAGTGGCTTTCGTAGGCAAGAACGGCGAAGGTAAGTCCACATTGGTAAAATGTATCATGGGAGAAATAGAACACGAAGGAACGCTTACCATCGGACACAATGTACAAATAGGCTATTTCGCCCAAAACCAGGCATCCTTGCTGGATGAGAACCTGACCGTATTCCAAACCATCGACGACGTAGCCAAAGGAGAAATCCGCAACAAGATTCGCGACCTGCTGGGAGCTTTCATGTTCGGCGGACCGGAAGAGTCCATGAAGAAAGTGAAAGTGCTGTCCGGTGGCGAGCGCACACGCCTTGCCATGATTAAGCTGCTGCTGGAACCCGTAAACCTGCTAATTCTGGACGAGCCTACCAACCACCTGGACATGAAGACCAAAGATATTCTGAAACAGGCACTCATGGACTTCGACGGTACACTGATACTTGTGAGCCACGACCGTGACTTCCTGGACGGACTGGTGAGCAAAGTGTACGAGTTCGGCAACAAGCGGGTGACCGAGCACCTGAGCGGCATCTATGAATTCCTCGAGAAGAAGAAAATGGATTCGCTTCGCGAACTGGAACGGTAA